The following are from one region of the Rhizobacter sp. AJA081-3 genome:
- a CDS encoding 2Fe-2S iron-sulfur cluster-binding protein gives MPDITFILADGSEHGLEAPEGVSVMAAATGAGVPGIVAECGGSAMCATCHVYVDPAWAERLPAPLANELELLECTAAERGPTSRLSCQLKLTAALQGLIVRIPERQQ, from the coding sequence ATGCCCGACATCACCTTCATCCTGGCCGACGGCAGCGAACACGGCCTCGAGGCGCCCGAGGGCGTCAGCGTCATGGCCGCGGCCACCGGAGCCGGCGTACCGGGCATCGTCGCCGAATGCGGCGGCTCGGCGATGTGCGCCACCTGCCATGTCTACGTCGACCCGGCCTGGGCCGAGCGGCTGCCGGCACCGCTGGCCAACGAGTTGGAGCTGCTGGAGTGCACTGCCGCCGAGCGCGGCCCGACCAGCCGGCTGTCATGCCAGCTCAAGCTGACTGCCGCGCTGCAGGGGCTGATCGTGCGCATCCCGGAGCGGCAGCAGTAG
- a CDS encoding response regulator transcription factor, translating to MQPPRIGIVEDNEAFRQALAQAIEADTGLQLAGSAADVRGGMALLARERPDVLLVDLGLPDGSGLALIREAARTLPDCDVMVITVFGDERHVLESIEAGATGYLLKTGLPLDLSAQVRALREGGSPISPVIARRLLTRLAPSPSSPPEPAAGDPGLSQREIDVLQYAAKGFSYDEIAGLLDVTRHTVMTYVKRSYRKLQVHSRTEALHEARLLGLLRD from the coding sequence ATGCAACCGCCCCGCATCGGCATCGTCGAAGACAACGAGGCGTTCCGCCAGGCGCTCGCGCAGGCCATCGAGGCCGACACCGGCCTGCAGCTGGCCGGCAGCGCGGCCGATGTGCGCGGCGGCATGGCGCTGCTCGCGCGGGAGCGTCCCGATGTCCTGCTCGTCGACCTGGGCCTGCCCGACGGCAGCGGGCTGGCGCTGATCCGCGAAGCGGCACGCACGCTGCCCGACTGCGACGTGATGGTGATCACCGTGTTCGGCGACGAGCGCCATGTGCTCGAGTCCATCGAAGCCGGCGCGACCGGCTACCTGCTCAAGACCGGGCTGCCGCTGGACCTGTCGGCGCAGGTGCGCGCGCTGCGCGAAGGCGGCAGCCCGATCAGCCCGGTGATCGCGCGGCGGCTGCTGACGCGCCTGGCGCCATCGCCCAGCAGCCCGCCCGAGCCGGCCGCGGGCGACCCGGGCCTGTCGCAGCGCGAGATCGACGTTCTGCAGTACGCCGCCAAGGGTTTCAGCTACGACGAGATCGCCGGGCTGCTCGACGTGACGCGGCACACCGTGATGACCTACGTGAAGCGCAGCTACCGCAAGCTGCAGGTTCACTCCCGAACCGAGGCGCTGCACGAGGCGCGCCTGCTCGGCCTGCTGCGTGACTGA
- a CDS encoding NAD(P)H-dependent flavin oxidoreductase: protein MLQRTDAADAIDPLMRPFFERSGLAALRLGGRALLPIVQGGMGVGVSAHKLAGSVASLGGVGTISSVDLRRHHPDLMERTQGLASRPGMDADTKAVINAANLEAIGREIRAARVLSEGRGLLAINVMRAVADYAASVKKALEAGIDAVVVGAGLPLDLPDLASDHPDALLVPILSDARGVQLIVKKWERKKRLPDAIVIEHPRLAGGHLGAAKIADLNDPRFDFENVIPQSRAFLKSAGIEREIPLIAAGGIRSFEEIAHLQSLGAAGVQLGTPFAVCEEGDASDEFKHVLASAKDEDMIEFTSVAGLPARAVGTPWLRAYLKIEDKLQAVSHAKTRCTKAFDCLAQCGLRDGLKGWGQFCIDNQLAAALRGDVKKGLYFRGVGALPFGEQIRSVRELMERLLTRVELQPA from the coding sequence ATGCTGCAGAGAACCGACGCCGCCGATGCCATCGACCCGCTGATGCGGCCGTTCTTCGAGCGCAGCGGGCTGGCGGCCCTGAGGCTGGGTGGCCGTGCGTTGCTGCCCATCGTGCAGGGCGGCATGGGCGTGGGCGTGTCCGCACACAAGCTGGCCGGCAGCGTGGCTTCGCTGGGCGGCGTGGGCACGATCTCTTCGGTCGACCTGCGGCGCCACCATCCCGACCTGATGGAGCGCACGCAGGGCCTGGCTTCGCGCCCCGGCATGGACGCAGACACCAAGGCGGTCATCAACGCCGCCAACCTCGAGGCCATCGGCCGCGAGATCCGTGCGGCACGGGTGCTGTCCGAAGGCCGCGGCCTGCTGGCCATCAACGTGATGCGCGCGGTGGCCGACTACGCCGCTTCGGTCAAGAAGGCGCTGGAGGCCGGCATCGACGCCGTGGTGGTGGGCGCCGGCCTGCCACTGGACCTGCCCGACCTCGCCTCCGACCATCCCGATGCGCTGCTCGTGCCCATCCTGTCCGACGCGCGCGGCGTGCAGCTCATCGTCAAGAAGTGGGAGCGCAAGAAGCGCCTGCCCGACGCCATCGTCATCGAGCATCCGCGGCTGGCCGGTGGCCACCTCGGCGCGGCGAAGATCGCCGACCTGAACGACCCGCGCTTCGATTTCGAGAACGTCATTCCGCAGTCGCGCGCCTTCCTGAAGAGCGCCGGCATCGAGCGCGAGATCCCGCTGATCGCCGCCGGCGGCATCCGCAGCTTCGAGGAGATCGCGCACCTGCAGTCGCTCGGCGCCGCCGGCGTGCAGCTGGGCACGCCCTTCGCGGTCTGCGAAGAAGGCGATGCGAGCGACGAGTTCAAGCATGTGCTGGCCTCGGCCAAGGACGAGGACATGATCGAATTCACCAGCGTTGCCGGCCTGCCGGCGCGCGCGGTGGGCACGCCCTGGCTGCGCGCCTACCTGAAGATCGAGGACAAGCTCCAGGCTGTGTCGCATGCCAAGACCCGCTGCACGAAGGCCTTCGACTGCCTGGCCCAGTGCGGCCTGCGCGACGGCTTGAAGGGCTGGGGCCAGTTCTGCATCGACAACCAGCTCGCCGCGGCGCTGCGCGGCGACGTCAAGAAGGGCCTGTATTTCCGCGGCGTCGGTGCGCTGCCCTTCGGGGAGCAGATCCGCAGCGTGCGCGAGCTGATGGAGCGGCTGCTCACCCGCGTGGAGCTGCAGCCGGCCTGA
- a CDS encoding MarR family winged helix-turn-helix transcriptional regulator has translation MATSRRKAVSATSADPAPQNVDLERYVPAFLTWIANKLSRGASQHYLNVFDVGIETWRCLVLLAIHGSISAQQVSRIIGMDKASVSRCFKGMQSRGLVTIGLDAGDGRLRIATLTKKGRELHDQIRGIALERERAFLSVLDAAETETLIGLLKRLHENLPQVEAATARYVTQRYPAAAAKRRGRTDSPEDMDDE, from the coding sequence ATGGCCACGTCCAGGCGCAAGGCCGTTTCGGCAACTTCAGCGGACCCAGCGCCGCAGAACGTCGACCTCGAACGCTACGTCCCGGCCTTCCTGACCTGGATCGCCAACAAGCTGTCGCGCGGCGCGTCGCAGCATTACCTGAACGTGTTCGACGTCGGCATCGAGACCTGGCGCTGCCTGGTGCTGCTGGCCATCCACGGCTCGATCTCGGCGCAGCAGGTCTCGCGCATCATCGGCATGGACAAGGCCTCGGTGAGCCGCTGCTTCAAGGGCATGCAGTCGCGCGGCCTGGTGACGATCGGCCTGGATGCCGGCGACGGCCGGCTGCGCATCGCCACGCTGACGAAGAAGGGCCGCGAGCTGCACGACCAGATCCGCGGCATCGCCCTGGAGCGCGAGCGGGCCTTCCTGTCGGTGCTCGATGCGGCCGAGACGGAGACGTTGATCGGCCTGCTCAAGCGCCTGCACGAGAATCTGCCCCAGGTGGAGGCCGCCACCGCACGCTACGTGACGCAGCGTTATCCCGCCGCCGCGGCAAAACGGCGCGGCCGCACCGACAGCCCAGAGGACATGGACGATGAGTGA
- a CDS encoding ATP-binding protein has protein sequence MAERWLALGLSLLLAAVVSATLLLDFNAPQRAEQAAPVAYEEAMLAIAPLGEQELQLGRHLPESAILALPPAQRQLPPADGAAWQPVVLPDHATREAALQSGRRYALEMRWYRVQHRVAEGEPLPQALHIARAVGGPVLVMARRDIAEAPWRLLLDNTPDWLSQWNRPLYVALPPELTTPGAVVQVAIGLPTVHGVQYGLAAPLIGPASAVAWQQQRRQFWQVTAMQLLSLSGLVLGALALALAWRRQQPGSHLLFAAITSVWAVRNLHYFVAPPGERVAYEWFWWATNSSISWLTLLFYLFVLRFLPRRYVALERALLGFCVVLSLLTIPLWPLQAEALVMQHALNVAVALGVCLFLAVLALRGAGTEFSLLVGTLFVGIVLATHDLLLLSGRLPPGHLYLLPYSCLLLLFTFQHALARQHAAAFADLARANAEQELRLAAQQAQLEAHHVTLVGFEREQALLRERQRLMRDMHDGLGSALLSSLALVQGRELSQPALAGMLRECIDDLRLVIDSLEPIENDLATLLGTLRLRLGDRLAAAGLQLHWAVDDVPPLAWLDPPSALQVLRLAQEMFTNVLKHARAHHVHVSLRRVGDDVQVEIADDGVGSPAASFEARDASGSNPGGRGLRNMRARAESLGARVEFDSRPGEGTRVRLSLPIVRAQ, from the coding sequence GTGGCTGAACGCTGGCTGGCGCTCGGCCTGTCGCTGCTGCTCGCCGCGGTGGTGTCGGCCACGCTGCTGCTGGACTTCAACGCGCCGCAGCGTGCCGAGCAGGCCGCGCCCGTGGCCTATGAGGAGGCCATGCTGGCGATCGCGCCGCTGGGCGAGCAGGAGCTGCAGCTCGGCCGCCATCTGCCGGAGTCGGCCATCCTGGCGCTGCCGCCGGCGCAGCGGCAGCTGCCGCCGGCCGACGGCGCGGCCTGGCAGCCGGTCGTGCTGCCCGACCACGCCACACGCGAGGCGGCGCTGCAAAGCGGCCGCCGCTACGCCCTGGAGATGCGCTGGTACCGCGTGCAGCACCGAGTGGCCGAAGGCGAGCCGCTGCCGCAGGCGCTGCACATCGCACGTGCCGTCGGCGGCCCGGTGCTCGTGATGGCCCGGCGCGACATCGCCGAAGCGCCCTGGCGGCTGCTGCTCGACAACACCCCGGACTGGCTCTCGCAATGGAACCGGCCTCTGTACGTGGCGCTGCCGCCGGAGCTGACCACGCCGGGTGCCGTCGTGCAGGTCGCCATCGGCCTGCCCACGGTGCACGGCGTGCAGTACGGGCTGGCCGCGCCGCTGATCGGCCCGGCGTCCGCGGTCGCCTGGCAACAGCAGCGCCGCCAGTTCTGGCAGGTGACGGCGATGCAGTTGCTCAGCCTGAGCGGGCTCGTGCTGGGTGCTCTCGCGCTGGCGCTGGCCTGGCGCCGCCAGCAGCCCGGCTCGCACCTGCTGTTCGCGGCCATCACCTCGGTGTGGGCGGTGCGCAACCTGCACTACTTCGTTGCGCCGCCGGGCGAGCGGGTGGCCTACGAATGGTTCTGGTGGGCGACCAACAGCTCGATCAGCTGGCTGACCCTGCTCTTCTACCTGTTCGTACTGCGCTTCCTGCCGCGCCGCTACGTCGCCCTGGAGCGCGCGCTGCTCGGCTTCTGCGTGGTGCTGTCGCTGCTGACCATTCCGCTGTGGCCGCTGCAGGCCGAGGCGCTGGTGATGCAGCACGCGCTGAACGTGGCGGTGGCGCTGGGCGTGTGCCTGTTCCTCGCGGTGCTGGCACTGCGCGGCGCCGGCACCGAGTTCAGCCTGCTCGTGGGCACGCTGTTCGTCGGCATCGTGCTCGCCACGCACGACCTGCTGCTGCTGTCGGGCCGGCTGCCGCCCGGGCATCTCTACCTGCTGCCCTACTCCTGCCTGCTGCTGCTGTTCACCTTCCAGCATGCGCTGGCACGCCAGCATGCCGCGGCCTTCGCCGATCTGGCGCGTGCCAACGCCGAGCAGGAGTTGCGCCTGGCCGCGCAGCAGGCTCAGCTGGAGGCGCACCACGTGACGCTGGTCGGCTTCGAGCGCGAGCAGGCGCTGCTGCGCGAGCGCCAGCGCCTGATGCGCGACATGCACGACGGCCTGGGCTCCGCGCTGCTGAGTTCGCTGGCGCTGGTGCAGGGACGCGAGCTCTCGCAGCCGGCGCTGGCCGGCATGCTGCGCGAATGCATCGACGATCTGCGCCTGGTGATCGACTCGCTCGAACCGATCGAGAACGATCTCGCCACGCTGCTGGGTACCTTGCGCCTGCGCCTGGGCGACCGGCTCGCGGCCGCCGGGCTGCAACTGCACTGGGCGGTCGACGACGTGCCGCCGCTGGCCTGGCTCGACCCGCCCAGTGCGCTGCAGGTGCTGCGCCTGGCACAGGAGATGTTCACCAACGTGCTCAAGCACGCCCGGGCGCACCATGTCCACGTGAGCCTGCGCCGCGTGGGCGACGACGTGCAGGTGGAGATCGCCGACGACGGCGTGGGCTCTCCGGCAGCCTCGTTCGAGGCCCGCGACGCGAGCGGCAGCAACCCCGGTGGCCGCGGCCTGCGCAACATGCGCGCGCGCGCGGAATCACTCGGCGCGCGCGTCGAGTTCGACTCGCGCCCGGGAGAAGGCACCCGCGTGCGGCTGTCGCTGCCGATCGTCCGAGCGCAGTGA
- a CDS encoding EAL domain-containing protein, with the protein MSSFPSALSGDAASRLAAHVRLRRLRSLNAQAEQAADVDPPQARALALQAEELARELGANGELSLSLMFQGKASFYELAIDEALQLTQRAATLAESDGNLAVRAKVLTGLGGMWASLGMGEQALPHLEAASEYLAGAADPPGVALVQSLLGGVLAQTGHAERGREQLEQALAAFTQLRMDKRAREARHNLACLANVQSRFSIALALSDISSAEAARESDWMLAHIEATAAEALIGLGRADEAAQRARRALPSVAGHSHGAYDLLLTLGRAELAAGRPDAAGAALTEALDIAQRGRRPDDPTLMDALAKWSDQCDDSAAATGWHERAAASRASGASVEQLGWRLKALQAGVELQTVRLRYGRVAAERARLSAQLEHSRRLLAAEAPTGTPTHSLLDDPLHASHPGFDPHFDGEAAGYGLRYQPVVDLADGRVLGFEALLRLSTKPGGKVAPLEFIRRLEGSGEIGSVGHWVLRRACLDLVTLQAAAPRPMRLVINVSHVELARGEFAADMLETIAMAGLPPARVEVDIDGFDDRTQLPGVMLQLQRLREAGIGITLDNFGAGHSPLSMLVELPLSRLKIDRGIVAAIGHGGRHALLLESMMQTAGNLGLPVSAVGIETNAQWESLRALGCAEGQGFLFATPLPLDAALHLPLWLPVPA; encoded by the coding sequence ATGTCCTCGTTCCCCAGCGCCTTGTCCGGCGACGCCGCCTCTCGGCTGGCGGCGCATGTCCGGCTTCGGCGCCTGCGCAGCCTGAACGCCCAGGCCGAGCAGGCCGCCGACGTCGACCCCCCTCAGGCGCGCGCGCTGGCGCTGCAGGCCGAGGAGCTGGCACGCGAGCTGGGTGCCAACGGCGAGCTGTCACTGAGCCTGATGTTCCAGGGCAAGGCGAGCTTCTATGAACTGGCGATCGACGAGGCGCTGCAGCTCACGCAGCGCGCCGCGACGCTCGCCGAGAGCGACGGCAACCTTGCCGTGCGCGCCAAGGTGCTCACCGGGCTGGGCGGCATGTGGGCCAGCCTCGGCATGGGCGAACAGGCGCTGCCGCACCTGGAGGCGGCGTCCGAATACCTCGCCGGCGCGGCCGATCCGCCCGGCGTGGCGCTGGTGCAGTCGCTGCTGGGCGGCGTGCTCGCACAGACTGGCCATGCCGAGCGCGGGCGCGAGCAGCTCGAGCAGGCACTGGCCGCCTTCACGCAGCTGCGCATGGACAAACGGGCGCGCGAGGCGCGCCACAACCTGGCCTGCCTGGCCAACGTGCAGTCGCGCTTCTCGATCGCGCTGGCCCTGTCGGACATCTCCAGTGCCGAGGCCGCACGGGAGAGCGACTGGATGCTTGCGCATATCGAGGCCACCGCCGCCGAGGCCCTGATCGGCCTGGGCAGGGCGGACGAGGCGGCGCAGCGCGCTCGCCGCGCACTGCCGAGTGTCGCCGGGCACTCGCATGGCGCCTACGATCTGCTGCTCACTCTCGGCCGCGCCGAGTTGGCTGCGGGCAGACCCGACGCGGCGGGCGCGGCCTTGACGGAGGCCCTGGACATCGCCCAGCGCGGCCGCCGCCCGGACGACCCGACCCTGATGGACGCGCTGGCGAAGTGGTCCGATCAGTGCGACGACTCCGCCGCGGCCACCGGCTGGCACGAACGCGCAGCGGCTTCACGAGCCAGCGGAGCCAGCGTCGAGCAACTTGGCTGGCGGCTCAAGGCACTGCAGGCCGGCGTGGAGCTGCAGACGGTGCGCCTGCGCTATGGCCGCGTGGCCGCCGAGCGCGCGCGCCTGTCGGCCCAGCTCGAACACAGCCGCCGCCTGCTCGCGGCCGAGGCGCCGACGGGCACGCCGACGCACTCGCTGCTCGACGACCCGCTGCACGCCAGCCACCCGGGCTTCGACCCGCACTTCGATGGCGAGGCCGCCGGCTACGGCCTGCGCTACCAGCCGGTGGTGGACCTGGCCGACGGCCGCGTGCTCGGCTTCGAGGCTCTGCTGCGCCTGTCGACCAAGCCCGGCGGCAAGGTGGCGCCGCTCGAATTCATCCGCCGGCTCGAGGGCAGCGGCGAGATCGGCTCGGTGGGCCACTGGGTGCTTCGCCGCGCCTGCCTGGACCTCGTCACGCTGCAGGCCGCCGCGCCGCGCCCGATGCGTCTGGTGATCAATGTGTCGCACGTCGAGCTGGCACGCGGCGAGTTTGCCGCCGACATGCTCGAGACGATCGCGATGGCCGGGCTGCCGCCGGCGCGCGTGGAAGTCGATATCGACGGTTTCGACGACCGCACCCAGCTGCCCGGGGTGATGCTGCAGTTGCAGCGCCTTCGCGAGGCCGGCATCGGCATCACGCTCGACAACTTCGGCGCCGGGCACTCGCCGCTGTCGATGCTGGTGGAGCTGCCGCTGTCGCGCCTGAAGATCGACCGCGGCATCGTCGCCGCCATCGGCCACGGCGGGCGCCATGCCCTGCTGCTCGAATCGATGATGCAGACCGCAGGCAACCTGGGCCTGCCAGTCAGTGCCGTGGGCATCGAGACGAACGCGCAATGGGAAAGCCTGCGCGCGCTCGGCTGTGCCGAGGGCCAGGGCTTCCTGTTCGCCACGCCGCTGCCGCTGGACGCGGCCCTGCACTTGCCGCTGTGGCTGCCGGTGCCCGCCTGA
- a CDS encoding NAD(P)/FAD-dependent oxidoreductase → MSEQGPIVIVGGGHAGAQLCHALAGAGLGAQVHLVCDEDELPYQRPPLSKAFLKDTQQAVQLHRAEPWFAEAGITLHRGDAVVSIDRAAHSVRLRSGAVLPYAQLVLATGAVARTLPALPVTLVNVAALRSATDALRLRGLLDTAQQVTVLGGGFIGLEIAATARALGKQVTVLESAPRLLSRSVSPDIAEHVLATHRASGIDLLLGVKVGDFNVEGDRLASLNIDGQPHAVELLVMGIGAAPRTQLALDAGLACDNGIVVDENLRTSDPTILAIGDCACFPEHGSGRRLRLESVQNANDQARTALATLTGQPAPYRALPWFWSEQGSLRLQMAGLMPADGVRHRRTGATPASFSILHYVGERLACVESVNAPLDHMAARKLLETGKSPAPAVACDPAVALKTLA, encoded by the coding sequence ATGAGTGAGCAGGGACCGATCGTGATCGTCGGCGGCGGCCATGCCGGCGCGCAGCTGTGCCATGCGCTGGCCGGCGCCGGGCTCGGTGCGCAGGTGCACCTGGTGTGCGACGAGGACGAGCTGCCCTACCAGCGCCCGCCGCTGTCCAAGGCCTTCCTGAAGGACACGCAGCAGGCGGTGCAACTGCACCGCGCCGAGCCCTGGTTCGCCGAGGCGGGCATCACGCTGCACCGCGGCGATGCCGTGGTATCCATCGACCGCGCAGCGCACAGCGTGCGCCTGCGCTCCGGCGCCGTGCTGCCCTATGCCCAACTGGTGCTCGCCACCGGCGCCGTCGCCCGCACGCTGCCTGCACTGCCGGTCACGCTGGTCAACGTGGCCGCCTTGCGCAGCGCCACCGACGCGCTGCGTCTGCGCGGCCTGCTCGACACGGCGCAGCAGGTCACCGTGCTCGGCGGCGGCTTCATCGGCCTGGAGATCGCCGCCACCGCGCGGGCGCTGGGCAAGCAGGTCACGGTGCTCGAATCGGCGCCGCGGCTGCTCTCGCGCTCGGTGTCGCCCGACATCGCCGAGCACGTGCTGGCCACGCACCGCGCCAGCGGCATCGATCTGCTCCTGGGCGTGAAGGTCGGCGACTTCAATGTCGAAGGCGACCGGCTGGCCTCGCTGAACATCGACGGCCAGCCGCACGCGGTCGAGCTGCTGGTGATGGGCATCGGCGCCGCGCCGCGCACGCAGCTCGCGCTGGACGCGGGCCTGGCCTGCGACAACGGCATCGTGGTGGACGAGAACCTGCGCACTTCCGACCCGACCATCCTTGCCATCGGCGACTGCGCCTGCTTCCCCGAGCACGGCAGCGGCCGGCGTCTGCGGCTCGAATCGGTGCAGAACGCCAACGACCAGGCGCGCACTGCGCTGGCCACGCTGACGGGCCAGCCCGCGCCCTACCGCGCGCTGCCGTGGTTCTGGTCGGAGCAGGGCAGCCTGCGCCTGCAGATGGCCGGCCTGATGCCCGCCGACGGCGTGCGCCATCGCCGCACCGGCGCCACGCCGGCGAGCTTCTCGATCCTGCACTACGTGGGCGAACGCCTGGCCTGCGTGGAGAGCGTCAACGCGCCGCTCGATCACATGGCGGCGCGCAAGCTGCTCGAAACCGGCAAGAGCCCGGCGCCGGCCGTGGCCTGCGATCCGGCGGTAGCGCTGAAAACGCTGGCCTGA
- a CDS encoding DUF3617 family protein, producing MRKQLSIGAFAALMSLACAAQTAVPLRKPGLWETKTDARQGATMRHCVGAGSDDLMQAQPGATGRGQCSAARVTREAADRVVVESSCQSQGRTTITRAVFTGNFETNVKADFSMRMDPPRKGRSEGSFSMEMRWQGACPAGMQPGQIQLPNGMVIDPRQGMPR from the coding sequence ATGAGAAAGCAGTTGTCGATCGGCGCGTTCGCCGCGCTGATGTCGCTGGCCTGCGCTGCGCAGACCGCGGTGCCCCTGCGCAAGCCGGGCCTGTGGGAGACGAAGACGGATGCCCGCCAGGGCGCCACGATGCGCCATTGCGTCGGCGCCGGTTCCGACGACCTGATGCAGGCGCAGCCCGGCGCCACCGGGCGCGGGCAATGCAGTGCTGCGCGGGTCACGCGCGAGGCGGCGGATCGTGTCGTGGTCGAGTCGAGCTGCCAGTCGCAGGGGCGCACGACGATCACGCGCGCGGTGTTCACCGGCAACTTCGAAACCAACGTCAAGGCCGACTTCAGCATGCGCATGGACCCGCCGCGCAAGGGCCGCAGCGAGGGCAGCTTCAGCATGGAGATGCGCTGGCAGGGTGCCTGCCCCGCCGGCATGCAGCCCGGCCAGATCCAGCTGCCCAACGGCATGGTGATCGACCCGCGGCAAGGCATGCCGCGCTGA
- a CDS encoding methyl-accepting chemotaxis protein, with the protein MSAILLPGASATVSNSPRSAAGDAGFFAHHGVWAPGVRLFRTLRFASKAAIISLAFVLPLLGLLAWQLKVQADQARHARQDSTRQHVEVAHGIVVWAHAQEASGKLDRTQAQQLARQAIASLRYEGSEYFWINDMQPRMVMHPIKPDLDGQDLAGFKDPNGFALFNAFVATVRQHGQGFVAYQWPKPGSEKPVDKISYVKGFEPWGWVVGSGIYIGDLREAMLRQIAWDAGVVALALLLAGYLFLSFYRVMDGGLRETRRHLRAMTDGDLTTSPSPWGNDEAAQLMLELRNMQESLRNMVLRVRRSSDEIVHSSSEIATGAMDLSARTEQAAANLEESAASMEEISSTVKHSAEHTAEASRVASHNAEVASEGGRVMRNVVATMESIRGSSARISEIIGTIDGIAFQTNILALNAAVEAARAGEQGRGFAVVASEVRTLAQRSAAAAREIKALIGSSVEQVEAGTGIVHKAGATMEEIVAASQRVNELLGEVANGAREQSLGIGQIGAAVQDLDRMTQQNAALVEQTAAAADAMKDQAQSLSHEVDRFRLPAAAATAAVAETVVSDDFDFDAAIGAHRQWKVKLRKAIAGHETLDAQTICLDDRCPLGRWIHGPGGKRWGSRPTFSELLGKHAEFHSEAGAVARKINAGDYADAERLIGSGSRFASVSNEVCTLLTRAKRGL; encoded by the coding sequence ATGTCCGCGATCCTCCTGCCCGGCGCCTCCGCCACCGTTTCCAATTCACCGCGCAGCGCGGCCGGCGATGCCGGCTTCTTTGCCCACCACGGCGTCTGGGCGCCCGGTGTGCGCCTGTTCCGCACGCTGCGCTTCGCTTCCAAGGCCGCCATCATCTCGCTGGCCTTCGTGCTGCCGCTGCTCGGCCTGCTGGCCTGGCAGCTGAAGGTGCAGGCCGACCAGGCAAGGCATGCGCGGCAGGATTCGACGCGCCAGCATGTCGAGGTGGCGCACGGCATCGTCGTGTGGGCGCATGCGCAGGAAGCCTCCGGCAAGCTCGACCGCACCCAGGCGCAGCAGCTCGCGCGGCAGGCCATCGCCTCGCTGCGCTACGAGGGCAGCGAATACTTCTGGATCAACGACATGCAGCCGCGCATGGTCATGCATCCGATCAAGCCCGATCTGGACGGCCAGGACCTCGCCGGCTTCAAGGACCCGAACGGCTTCGCCCTCTTCAACGCCTTCGTGGCCACGGTGCGCCAGCACGGCCAGGGCTTCGTCGCCTACCAGTGGCCCAAGCCGGGCAGCGAGAAGCCGGTCGACAAGATCTCCTACGTGAAGGGATTCGAACCCTGGGGCTGGGTGGTCGGCTCGGGCATCTACATCGGCGACCTGCGCGAGGCGATGCTGCGCCAGATCGCCTGGGATGCCGGCGTCGTCGCGCTGGCACTGCTGCTGGCGGGCTACCTGTTCCTGAGCTTCTATCGCGTGATGGACGGTGGCCTGAGGGAAACACGCCGCCACCTGCGCGCGATGACCGACGGCGACCTGACGACCTCGCCCTCGCCCTGGGGCAACGACGAGGCCGCGCAGCTGATGCTGGAACTGCGCAACATGCAGGAATCGCTGCGCAACATGGTGCTGCGTGTGCGCCGATCGAGCGACGAGATCGTGCATTCGAGCAGCGAGATCGCCACGGGCGCGATGGACCTGTCGGCCCGCACCGAACAGGCCGCCGCGAACCTGGAGGAATCGGCCGCTTCGATGGAGGAGATCTCGTCGACCGTCAAGCACAGCGCCGAGCACACCGCCGAGGCCTCGCGCGTGGCCAGCCACAACGCCGAGGTGGCCAGCGAAGGCGGCCGCGTGATGCGCAACGTGGTGGCCACCATGGAGAGCATCCGCGGCTCGTCGGCGCGCATCAGCGAGATCATCGGCACGATCGACGGCATTGCGTTCCAGACCAACATCCTGGCGCTCAACGCGGCCGTGGAAGCCGCGCGCGCCGGCGAGCAGGGGCGCGGCTTCGCCGTGGTGGCCAGCGAGGTGCGCACCCTGGCGCAGCGCAGTGCCGCCGCAGCGCGAGAGATCAAGGCGCTGATCGGCAGCAGCGTTGAGCAGGTCGAGGCCGGCACCGGCATCGTGCACAAGGCCGGCGCAACGATGGAAGAGATCGTCGCCGCGTCGCAGCGGGTCAACGAACTGCTCGGCGAAGTCGCCAACGGCGCACGCGAGCAGAGCCTGGGCATCGGGCAGATCGGCGCCGCGGTGCAGGACCTCGACCGCATGACCCAGCAGAACGCTGCGCTGGTCGAGCAGACGGCCGCCGCAGCAGATGCGATGAAGGACCAGGCGCAGTCCCTGTCGCACGAGGTCGACCGCTTCCGCCTGCCGGCCGCCGCAGCGACGGCGGCCGTCGCCGAGACAGTGGTGTCGGACGATTTCGATTTCGACGCGGCGATCGGCGCACACCGGCAATGGAAGGTCAAGCTGCGCAAGGCCATCGCCGGCCACGAGACACTGGACGCGCAGACGATCTGCCTGGACGACCGCTGCCCGCTGGGGCGCTGGATCCACGGCCCGGGCGGAAAGCGCTGGGGCAGCCGCCCCACCTTCAGCGAACTGCTCGGCAAGCATGCCGAGTTCCACAGCGAGGCGGGCGCCGTGGCGCGCAAGATCAACGCCGGCGACTATGCCGACGCGGAGCGCTTGATCGGCTCGGGTTCGCGCTTCGCGAGCGTCTCCAACGAGGTCTGCACGCTGCTCACGCGCGCCAAGCGCGGGCTGTAG